From Ptychodera flava strain L36383 chromosome 2, AS_Pfla_20210202, whole genome shotgun sequence, the proteins below share one genomic window:
- the LOC139147789 gene encoding bombyxin B-2-like, translating into MNSLASFLVLTTIALLCVSSCRAFLFNHRSCGTRLAETLSQICRGCYAHDDRPGISRREASSFLTTLRPQRAVARGSEERPNIVEECCRRYCTLSRRIQYCCYEVQLEYQIYYESRNEE; encoded by the exons ATGAATTCCTTGGCAAGCTTCCTCGTCTTGACGACCATTGCACTATTGTGCGTGTCATCATGTCGGGCATTCTTGTTCAATCATCGGAGTTGTGGCACCAGATTAGCTGAAACGCTTAGTCAAATATGCCGTGGTTGTTACGCCCATGACGACCGCCCAG GTATTAGCAGACGGGAAGCGTCGTCCTTCCTGACGACTCTGCGCCCTCAACGGGCAGTTGCCAGAGGCAGTGAGGAACGTCCGAACATCGTCGAGGAGTGCTGTCGTAGATATTGCACCCTTTCAAGGAGAATACAGTACTGTTGCTATGAAGTACAGCTGGAATACCAAATCTATTACGAAAGCAGGAACGAAGAGTAA